From one Phycodurus eques isolate BA_2022a chromosome 6, UOR_Pequ_1.1, whole genome shotgun sequence genomic stretch:
- the LOC133404152 gene encoding protein FAM83F-like produces MAESQILCMEDGHIGVQVPETRPEFYYSEEQRAAVEELLKNGDGAFKMRLKNDNMKDFLSAREVKMVNNNFKLYEEAADGNREAVSSPSSDSGVHSTYWPQMSDTEVPALDIGWPSWGFFKGVTRVAVHTHPPKDNGPHIKEVVRRLIQGSSKVIAIVMDLLTDLQILQDLMDAAWRRSVPIYILLDNNGVPHFLDMCSRLQIGAQHLRNIRARTLRGVGFNLSFGRLPGSMCSKYMLVDGDKVVFGSYSFSWCTSRMDRNTITVMTGQVVEFFDQDFRELYAVSEKLDLFREFHVSPPAIKSATVPSKVGPKRPPLPATTSRFQVTLGDARNTNIEVPAHKYYNPKYFLMFPDIPHPARSLQGPTRPSELLRLTEPLDQVTSSEKLDRLSPLASEAPVEFIKKPNAVPQEKKRLTLRQKISRRLSSSKLSINSGRSSPGPAESTEHLGSRDHLEVRVKSPPNKLKLLKRPSTLGPQTDLVQTVDTTQDTISLKSHQRSKQVCKVS; encoded by the exons ATGGCCGAATCCCAAATCCTGTGCATGGAGGACGGCCACATTGGCGTCCAAGTGCCGGAGACCCGGCCGGAGTTCTACTACAGCGAGGAGCAGCGCGCCGCCGTCGAGGAACTCCTCAAGAACGGCGACGGCGCCTTCAAAATGCGACTCAAGAACGACAACATGAAAGACTTTTTATCCGCTCGAGAGGTTAAAATGGTGAACAACAACTTTAAACTCTACGAGGAAGCCGCGGACGGTAACAGGGAGGCGGTGTCGTCTCCGTCGTCGGACTCGGGAGTTCACTCCACCTACTGGCCGCAGATGTCCGACACCGAGGTGCCGGCCCTGGACATTGGCTGGCCCAGCTGGGGCTTCTTCAAGGGGGTTACCCGGGTGGCGGTCCACACGCACCCGCCCAAGGACAACGGGCCCCATATCAAGGAGGTGGTGCGCAGGCTCATCCAGGGGTCCAGCAAG GTGATCGCCATCGTGATGGACCTGCTGACGGACCTCCAGATTCTGCAGGACCTGATGGACGCCGCCTGGCGCCGCTCGGTGCCCATCTACATCCTGCTGGACAACAATGGCGTGCCACACTTCCTGGACATGTGCTCTCGGCTGCAGATTGGCGCCCAGCACCTGCGG AACATTCGTGCCAGAACACTCAGGGGGGTGGGCTTCAACTTGTCATTTGGCAGACTTCCTGGCTCCATGTGCTCCAAGTACATGCTGGTGGATGGAGACAAGGTGGTCTTTGGATCTTACAG TTTCTCGTGGTGCACGTCGCGCATGGACCGCAACACCATCACGGTGATGACGGGCCAGGTGGTGGAGTTCTTCGACCAGGACTTCCGCGAGCTCTACGCCGTGTCGGAGAAGCTGGACCTCTTCAGAGAGTTCCACGTGAGCCCGCCGGCCATCAAGAGCGCCACCGTGCCCTCCAAGGTGGGCCCCAAACGCCCTCCGCTGCCCGCCACCACGTCCCGCTTCCAAGTCACCCTCGGCGATGCCCGCAATACCAACATCGAGGTCCCCGCTCACAAGTACTACAACCCCAAGTACTTCCTCATGTTCCCGGATATCCCGCACCCGGCCAGGTCCCTGCAAGGGCCCACTAGACCATCTGAGCTCTTGCGGCTTACAGAGCCCCTGGACCAGGTCACCAGTAGCGAGAAGCTGGACCGCCTCAGCCCGCTGGCCTCGGAAGCCCCTGTGGAATTCATCAAGAAACCCAACGCCGTTCCGCAGGAGAAGAAGAGACTGACGCTGAGACAGAAGATCTCCAGGAGGCTGTCGTCCAGCAAGCTGTCCATCAACAGCGGGAGGTCCAGCCCTGGCCCCGCAGAGTCCACAGAACACCTCGGGAGCCGGGACCACCTGGAGGTCAGGGTCAAGTCGCCCCCCAACAAGCTCAAGCTCCTCAAGAGGCCGTCCACGCTCGGGCCCCAGACGGACTTGGTGCAGACGGTCGACACTACGCAAGACACCATAA GCTTGAAGAGTCACCAGCGATCCAAACAAGTCTGCAAAGTGTCCTGA